The stretch of DNA CGTCGAGGACGGCGACGGCAACCTCGTCGTCGGCGGCCAGGCGGAACCCGACGACGTGGACGTCTCCGTCGCCCCCGGCGTCGAGGACGGCGAGGCTTAGTTCTCCGCGATCCGATCCGCACATTCGAACCCGGCGACGACCCCTCCGTTCAGGCTTCGCTCGGGGTACTGCGCCCGACTCGCCATCCCCGCGTAGTAGACGCCCTCGCCGACCGCTTCCGATAGCTCGTACGGCACCACCATCTCCAGGTAGCCCCGCTCGTACACCGGCGCCGCCCGCGGGTTGCGCGCCACGCGGAACTCGCGAACGTCCGCGGGGTCGAAGCCGGGGAACATCCCCGCGATGTGGCCCAGCCACGTCTCCCGCAACGCGTCGTCGTCCATCCGCCACACGTCCTCCGAGGGGTCCTGGACGTAACTGGCGACGTAGCACAGGTGATCGCCGCCGTATCGCGCCGGCGGAACGAAGTTCGTGTGTTCGATCAGCGCGCCGAACGGCGCGTCGTGGGCGACGTTGAGCCAGTACGTCTCGGTCAGCGGCTCGTCCATCGTCACCACGGCACAAACGGCGCCCTGAAAGTCGATGTCACAGGTGTAGCCCGTCAGCTCCTCGAGCACGTTCGGCATCGTCGCGACGACGACGCCGTCGGTCGGGCGTCGCTCCGTGCCCGACGCGGTGTCGACGGTGATCGATTCCACCGTGCCGCCCCGGACGCCGAGGTCCGTCGCCCGCGCGCCGGTCACGACGTTCTCCCGACCCACCGCGTCGACGAGGGCGTCGATCAGGGCGGCGAAGCCGCCCTCGAAGTAGCCGAGGATTTCGCCGCGGCGCAGGTCGCGCTCCCCCCGGAACTTGATGCGGCCGAGGAGCCACGCGGCGCTCACGTCGCCCTTTCGGTCGCCGAACTTCGCGTCCAACAGCGGCTCGAAGAAGTTCTCGTAGACGCCGCGGGTGGCGTGCGAGCGGAGGAAGTCCTCGATCGGCACGTCCTCGAACTCGGTCAGATCGTCGTACGTATCGAAGCGCGGCCACCCACCTCGAACGTCGATTTCGAGGGTCAGGAGGCCGAGCCGGAACGTGTCGTAGAGGCTCAGGTGGGGGTAGGCGGCGATCTGTGGCAGGGTGTCGAGCGGGTGGACGACGCCGTCGACGTAGTAGGCGTTCTTGCCGATCCGCCACTCCACGCGGTCGCCCAGTCCCAGGTCCTCGGCCAGTTCGACGATGGTCTCCTCGGACTTCGAGAGGTGGTGGTAGAATCGTTCGACCTCGTCGCCGGCGGTCGAATACGTCGCCGCCAACCCGCCGAGGTCGTCGCTCGCCTCCAGCACCGTCGCCTCGTACCCCCGCTGCTGGAGTCGATAGGCGGCGGCGAGTCCGGCGATGCCGCCACCGACGACGTGGATCATATCCGAACTGTGGCGAGCGAGGGTAAGTGAATTGTGGATTCGCGGAGCGGCCGCCTCGGCTGCCGTGGCGAAGGCGACGGACGGCGTGTCGAACGGGCACCGGAACGAGCGTACTCGCCCGCGCGGGCCCGCGCGAGCCTACCCGTACTCTCATACGCCCGTGGTGCCACCCACCGACCATGGTCGATGCACGCGTGTCACGCCGCCGCCTGCTCGCAGCAGTAGCCCTCTCTAGCTCGGTGACGGGCTGTGCTGGCACGCCCGATGGGGGGTCCGGGGCGAGCGAGTCGGCGGGCTCGACACCGCGCGGGACGTCGACGGGACCCGACCGGGCGAGGCGATCGGCCGCTTCCGAGTCGACCGCCGACGTCGCCGTCACCGAGGCGCTGACCGGTCTCGCGAACCCGTGGGGCCTCGCCGTCCTCCCCGACGAATCCGGGCTGTTGGTGACCGAGCAGGCTGGACGGCTCCTGTTAGCGGACCTGGACACCGGTGATCGAACCACGCTGGCAGGGGTCCCCGAGGTCCACGCCCGCGGCCAAGGTGGGCTACTCGACGTGACGCTACACCCCGACTTCGACTCGACCCGGCTCGTCTACTTCACGTACTCCGTCGCGGGCGAGGGTGGGTCGACCACGCGCGTCGGTCGCGGCCGACTCGATCACGACCGGGGGCGGCTCACCAGCGTCGAACCGATCTACACCGCCCGCCCGTTCGTCGAGTCGAACGGCCACTACGGCTCGCGAGCCGTCTTCGATACCGAGGGGTATCTCTACGTTAGCGTGGGCGACCGGCAGTTCAAGGACTTCGGCCCGAATCACGTCGCACAACTGCTTGACGACGACCTCGGTTCGGTGTTACGGCTGCACGACGACGGGTCGATCCCCGACTCGAACCCGTTCGTCGACGATCCGGACGCCTCGGACGCGGTGTTCACCTACGGCAACCGGAATCCACAGGGGCTCACGATCCATCCCGAGACGGGTGCGGTGTGGGAGACGGAGTACGGCGAGCGCGACGGGGACGAGATAAACGTTCTCGAGCCGGGTGCGAACTACGGCTGGCCCGTTGCGGACAACTCCTGCGAGTACGGCACCGACGACCCGGTCGGCGTCCCGCACGAGGAGCGTGACGACGTGGTCGCGCCCGTCTACGGGTGGCCCTGTGGGAGCGGCGGGTTCCCGCCGAGCGGAACCACCTTCTACGACGGGGAGGCGTTTTCCGACTGGCGTGGCGACCTGTTCGTCGCCGGCCTGGCCAAACGATATCTCGCGCACTTTACCGTCGACGGGCGCGAGGTGACGGAGGTGACGCCGTTGCTGGCCGACCGTAACCAGCGCCTCCGCGACGTGACGGTGTCGCCGGTCTCGGGTCATCTCTACGTGGCAGTCGACGCCGACACCGCACCGATCTACCGCATTGCGCCCGCCGACTGAGCTCCCGTCCCGGTCGATTCCGATCCCTCCGGTTCGGATACGCGGAGCGAGCGGACGCTCCCGACGGGGGCTCCGACGACGGGGCGTTCCCCGCTTTTCCGACGGGTCCGACGCCGAGTTCCGTCGACCGTCCGGCGCACTGACCGGGGTCCGTCGCCGGGCGTAGCGGGGACGAAGAGCGGACCCTTCACCGAACGGAACGGGCCAACTCAGACGCCCTCGTCGCCCACGTCCGGATCGGTCAGATCCGCCGCCAACACGAAGTCGGGGTCGCCGCTCACGTCCGCCCGCGCCGCCGCGGCGTCGGTGACGAACCGGGGCGTCTCGGGGACCAACAGCCGCGCCCGGTCGGCGTCGAGAGTCGCGGCGTCCTGCGCGACGGCGGCGACGAGCGCTCGCGCGGCGTCGAGGTCCGCCCACGCGCCGACCGCGTACTCCGTCCAGCGCTCGTCGTCGGCCTCGAACGCTCGGTTCCGAACCGCCAGCCCCCGCGTGCCGCCGCCTTGGACGATGATCAGGCCGCCCACTCCCGCCGCCCGCTCCAGGTCGGCGGGCCGCAGTTCCGAGAGCGTCCACGCCTCCGAGGGGTGGATCGTCAGCCCCCGCAGGTGATCCCGCGCGTCCGAGTCGGCCCAGAACGTCCACCCGGCCTCGGGGTCGGCACACACGTCGAGTCCGGGATCCGCGCCCGAGTCGGCCTCGATCCGCGCCCACCGGAACTCCGTCGTCGGGTCGAACCCGACCCCCCGCGCGAGGCTCAGGCTGGCGACGTTCCACGAGAAGACGAGGTTGCGACAGACGACCGCACCGCGCTCGCGCGCCCACGACAGCACCGCGTCCGTGAGCCGCCGGGCCAGCCCCCGGTCCCGGTAGTCCGGGTGGACGCGGAGCGCCTGCACCCACGCTTCGCGCTCGGTGAGGTGGACGCCCTGGATCACGCCCACCGCGTGCCCGTCGTCGTCGGCGACGAGCGTCCGTTTCGTGTCGTCGTCGCTCTCGGCCCACGCTCGGAACGTGCGGGGCAGGTAGTCCTCCAACTCCCGTTCGGGCCACGTATCGCGCGTGAACGCGGCCACGTCGTCGTGGTCGGCGACCCGCGCGGGGCGGAGGGTCAGGTCCACGGCACCGACCGCGGCTGGAGCTCGCCGGCGAGCGACTCGGCCATCGCGGCCGTCGGATCGCCCCGGTTCGCGAGCACCCACATCAGCTTCGCCGTCGCCGTCTCGGGTAGGGTGTCGCCCGCCTCGACGACGCCGGCGTCGAGCAGGTCGCGACCGGTGTCGTACACCCGATCACACACCCGGCCTTCGAGACACTGGCTCGTCATGGCGACGACCGTCCCCGACTCGACCAACTCCTCGATGCGGTCGATCCAGTCGGTCGCGACGTGGCCCAGGCCCGTCCCTTCGATCACGACGCCCGCCGCATCGTCGAGGTGGTTGAGGGCGGCGGGGTTCAGTCCCGGGGTGAACTTCACGAGTTCGACGCTCGTCTCCAGGTCGGGCGCGACGCCGAGGTCGGCCGCGCCGCGGTCCGGGCCGTCGCGCCGGAAGCTGACGGTTTCGGCGTCGTAGTCGACCTCGCCGATCGGGTCCGCGCCCACCGTCTCGAAGGCGTCGCGACGCGACGTGTGGTTCTTCCGGACCCGCGTCGCGCGATGGAGCGCACAGGCGTCGTCGCTCGACGACGCGTGCATGCAGACGAGGACTTCGGCGCGGTCCGCCGTCGCTGCCTCGACGGCACAGACCGCGTTCATGACGTTGTCGCTGGAGGGGCGGTCGGCGGAGCGCTGACTCCCCGTGAACACGACCGGAACCGGGGTGTCGAGCATGAACGCGAGCGCCGACGCCGTGTACTGCATCGTGTCCGTGCCGTGCATGACGACGACGCCGTCGGCGCCGGCCGCGATCTCCTCGCGAACCGCCTCGGCGAGGTCCCGCCACACCGCGGGCGTCATGTTCTCGGAGAGGATGTTGGCGACGACGCGGCCGCGGTAGTTCGCCCGCCCTGCGAGATCCGGGACGGCCCGAAGCACGTCCTCGGCGTCGAACTGCGCGGTCACCGCGCCGGTACGGTAGTCGACCGTCGAGGCGATGGTGCCGCCGGTGGAGATGAGCGAGACGGTCGGCAGGTCGTCGTCGAACTCGATGGTCGAGGCTTCGCCGCCGCCGGCGTCCGCGTCGGCCACGTCGTAGACGTCGCGTTCGAGGACGTCGACCGCGGCGTCCCCGCGGTCGATGCCGACGTTGTACCCGCCCGGTAGCTTCACTACGAGGTGGTCGGCCGTCGTCGACGGCATGAGGACGCCCTCGTTCGCGACGCCCCCGCGCTCGACGCGGACGCGATCCCCTGGATTCATACGCCGGGCTACCGCCCGCGCGGACTTGAATCCACTCGTTGTGTGGCGGCGCAAGCCACTTGCCCGTCGCGCCCCGAATCGGTGTATGCGACGCCCCGAACTCACGAGCGACGAGGCGGACGCCGACGCGGACGACGCCCCCGCCGGCCGGTTCGGCATCGGCCGCCGATTCCGTCGCCTCTTCCGCCCCCGAACGTTCCTCCTCGCCATCGTCCTCTCGGTCGTCGGCCTCGTCGTCGGCGGCGCCGTCCCCGTCGTCGGCTACCTCGGCCGCTTTCTCGGCATCGCACTCGCCGCCTTCGCTCTCGCCGTTCTCTCCTCCCGACGGCGGTACGTCGAGGCCGGCCTCGCCGGCGCCCTCGCCGCCGGCCTCGGGTTCGTCCTCGGGACGCTCAACTCCGCGCTCTTTCCCGTCGTCGCCGACTACGGCCTCGAAATCGCCGGCGTCGGGACGACCGCCGGCCTCCTCGTGGCGCTGGCCGGTCACTACCTCGGGCGTGACCTCAAGGCCGGACTGACGAAGGAGTTGTAGCCGTCAGCTCACCCGCCACTCGTCGCCCTGTTGGCTGACCAGCCCGCGGTCCGCGAGCGTGTTCAGCGCCCCCCGGACCGCGTCGGTCGGGGCGTCGACCGTCGCGACGACCTCCGCCGTCGTCTTCGGCTCCGCCGCCACCGCCGCCAGCACCTCTGCGTGGAACCGACTGTCGGCGTCGACGCCGAGGTGGTCGTTCAGCCGGTCCAGCACCTCGGTGATCCGACCGTACACCCACCGCTGGGCGAGCGAGAGTTCGTTCTCCAGGGCCTGTAGCTGGTCGAACGCCACCGCGAGGTCCGCCACGTCGTCGTCGGCCTCGCCCGGGGCGTCGAGCGAGACGTGTCGACATCGACCGTTCATGTCCAGACTGGGGCTGGCCGGATAGGCACTCTTCGTCCCGAAGCCGTACGGCGAGACGCTCACCTCCAGTCGGAGGTTTTGCGAGATGTGGAAGTACTTTCGTCGCTGGTCGTCGGTGTGACTCTCCACGAGGCCGGCCTCCTCGAGCCTTCGAAGGTGATCGATAACCGCCTTCGGACTCACGCCGAGATACTCGCTGATCTCGGTGACGTAGCAGGGCTTTCGAGCGAGCAGCCGCAGGATCCGCCGGCGGTTCTCGTTGCCCAAGAGGTCGAGTAGTACCGCCGAGTCCATGACGTGAGGTAAGCGTCCGTAGGTCAAAAGGCCTCCGCGTGTCGGGCGGGGACGCGGAACGCGCTCGACGCTACACGGCACCGCCGGTACCGATGCCGGCGGCTCACGACGCCACCGCGGCGGAGACGAGGGCCGCGCTCGGCTCGACGTCGTGCGGTGGCGCCCCCGCTCGCCGGCGAACCGGACCGGGACGCCGGCGACGCTTTTTGTATCCGGTCCGCGTACGGCGTGATATGCCATCGCACGTCTTGATCCCGTTCGACGGCACGCCCCAGTCCGAGGCGGCGCTCACCTTCGCCGTCGAGGAGTGGCCGGACGCGGCCGTCACGCTCCTCTACGTCGTCGACCCGGTCACGGCGGGCTTCGGTCAGCGCGCCCTCCCCGGCAGTTCCGAGACGTGGTACGAGAACGCCCGCGAGACGGCTCGCGGACACTTCGAGGACGCGCGGGCGCTCGCCGGCCGCCCCGTCCGGACTCGTCTCGAAGTCGGGAGTCCCACCCGCGTCATCGTCGACGTCGCGAGCGAGGACGCGTTCGACCACGTCGTCCTCGGGAGCCACGGCCGGGACGGCGTCTCACGCATCCTGCTCGGGAGCGTCGCCGAAGGCGTCGCTCGCCGGTCACCGGTCCCGGTGACCGTCGTCCGGTAGCGCCCGATCCGTGGTAGTCGGTACCGACCCGCAGCCGGCGAGTTCGGCCGGCTTCCGCCGGTTCTTGTCCGTTCGGCCCCTCGTTTCGACAATGGAGTTCGACGACGTCATCCGCACCCGCCGGTCCGTCCACCAGT from Haloplanus salinus encodes:
- a CDS encoding ArsR/SmtB family transcription factor; translation: MDSAVLLDLLGNENRRRILRLLARKPCYVTEISEYLGVSPKAVIDHLRRLEEAGLVESHTDDQRRKYFHISQNLRLEVSVSPYGFGTKSAYPASPSLDMNGRCRHVSLDAPGEADDDVADLAVAFDQLQALENELSLAQRWVYGRITEVLDRLNDHLGVDADSRFHAEVLAAVAAEPKTTAEVVATVDAPTDAVRGALNTLADRGLVSQQGDEWRVS
- the gatD gene encoding Glu-tRNA(Gln) amidotransferase subunit GatD, whose protein sequence is MNPGDRVRVERGGVANEGVLMPSTTADHLVVKLPGGYNVGIDRGDAAVDVLERDVYDVADADAGGGEASTIEFDDDLPTVSLISTGGTIASTVDYRTGAVTAQFDAEDVLRAVPDLAGRANYRGRVVANILSENMTPAVWRDLAEAVREEIAAGADGVVVMHGTDTMQYTASALAFMLDTPVPVVFTGSQRSADRPSSDNVMNAVCAVEAATADRAEVLVCMHASSSDDACALHRATRVRKNHTSRRDAFETVGADPIGEVDYDAETVSFRRDGPDRGAADLGVAPDLETSVELVKFTPGLNPAALNHLDDAAGVVIEGTGLGHVATDWIDRIEELVESGTVVAMTSQCLEGRVCDRVYDTGRDLLDAGVVEAGDTLPETATAKLMWVLANRGDPTAAMAESLAGELQPRSVPWT
- a CDS encoding NAD(P)/FAD-dependent oxidoreductase, with the protein product MIHVVGGGIAGLAAAYRLQQRGYEATVLEASDDLGGLAATYSTAGDEVERFYHHLSKSEETIVELAEDLGLGDRVEWRIGKNAYYVDGVVHPLDTLPQIAAYPHLSLYDTFRLGLLTLEIDVRGGWPRFDTYDDLTEFEDVPIEDFLRSHATRGVYENFFEPLLDAKFGDRKGDVSAAWLLGRIKFRGERDLRRGEILGYFEGGFAALIDALVDAVGRENVVTGARATDLGVRGGTVESITVDTASGTERRPTDGVVVATMPNVLEELTGYTCDIDFQGAVCAVVTMDEPLTETYWLNVAHDAPFGALIEHTNFVPPARYGGDHLCYVASYVQDPSEDVWRMDDDALRETWLGHIAGMFPGFDPADVREFRVARNPRAAPVYERGYLEMVVPYELSEAVGEGVYYAGMASRAQYPERSLNGGVVAGFECADRIAEN
- a CDS encoding GNAT family N-acetyltransferase → MDLTLRPARVADHDDVAAFTRDTWPERELEDYLPRTFRAWAESDDDTKRTLVADDDGHAVGVIQGVHLTEREAWVQALRVHPDYRDRGLARRLTDAVLSWARERGAVVCRNLVFSWNVASLSLARGVGFDPTTEFRWARIEADSGADPGLDVCADPEAGWTFWADSDARDHLRGLTIHPSEAWTLSELRPADLERAAGVGGLIIVQGGGTRGLAVRNRAFEADDERWTEYAVGAWADLDAARALVAAVAQDAATLDADRARLLVPETPRFVTDAAAARADVSGDPDFVLAADLTDPDVGDEGV
- a CDS encoding PQQ-dependent sugar dehydrogenase — protein: MVDARVSRRRLLAAVALSSSVTGCAGTPDGGSGASESAGSTPRGTSTGPDRARRSAASESTADVAVTEALTGLANPWGLAVLPDESGLLVTEQAGRLLLADLDTGDRTTLAGVPEVHARGQGGLLDVTLHPDFDSTRLVYFTYSVAGEGGSTTRVGRGRLDHDRGRLTSVEPIYTARPFVESNGHYGSRAVFDTEGYLYVSVGDRQFKDFGPNHVAQLLDDDLGSVLRLHDDGSIPDSNPFVDDPDASDAVFTYGNRNPQGLTIHPETGAVWETEYGERDGDEINVLEPGANYGWPVADNSCEYGTDDPVGVPHEERDDVVAPVYGWPCGSGGFPPSGTTFYDGEAFSDWRGDLFVAGLAKRYLAHFTVDGREVTEVTPLLADRNQRLRDVTVSPVSGHLYVAVDADTAPIYRIAPAD
- a CDS encoding universal stress protein; translation: MPSHVLIPFDGTPQSEAALTFAVEEWPDAAVTLLYVVDPVTAGFGQRALPGSSETWYENARETARGHFEDARALAGRPVRTRLEVGSPTRVIVDVASEDAFDHVVLGSHGRDGVSRILLGSVAEGVARRSPVPVTVVR